A region from the uncultured Macellibacteroides sp. genome encodes:
- a CDS encoding DsrE family protein, which yields MKLGIILETKEAEKAWNAFRFAVTAQKQGNEVKVFLMGEAVECESITEGKYNVNEQLNKFVAVNGSILACGTCLKSRQLESTEACPMSTMIDCVEMVQWADKVVTF from the coding sequence ATGAAACTAGGGATTATTCTGGAAACAAAAGAAGCCGAAAAGGCTTGGAACGCATTCCGATTTGCTGTAACAGCTCAAAAGCAGGGCAATGAAGTGAAAGTGTTTTTAATGGGCGAAGCAGTTGAATGCGAAAGCATCACTGAGGGAAAGTACAATGTGAACGAACAGCTAAATAAATTCGTAGCGGTAAACGGATCCATTCTTGCATGTGGCACCTGCCTGAAGTCGAGACAACTTGAAAGTACCGAGGCATGCCCTATGTCCACCATGATTGATTGCGTGGAAATGGTTCAATGGGCTGATAAGGTGGTAACCTTTTAA
- a CDS encoding efflux RND transporter periplasmic adaptor subunit codes for MKHTIILLLLIAAVSSCNNKQEDKISHDLIVSGDTIIVSDHSPLSEKLKTGRVKEEPYQMEFTTSCAVKAIPTNYAEIASPFAGRITKSFVRLGQKVVPGSPVFEISSPSFFETGKTYYQAKQEMELALKSLKREQDLLQNRVGVQKEKEEAEVNYELKKKDYENALASLKVYQINPDELVLGKPLIIRSPIAGEVVKNNVVLGQYMKEDAEPEAVIANLSKVWVVANVKEKDLGLIQNLKEVEVRLIAMPDKVIKGKIYHISEMLDEETRSIEVLIECENNERIMKPGMYGTVKLADSPTNAIFVPTAAILQDEDNSYVFISLGVNKYEKRKVITATSANGKTVVLSGLSSGENIVTSGAFYLIGAR; via the coding sequence ATGAAACATACAATTATACTGCTGCTTCTTATAGCAGCTGTGTCTTCCTGTAACAATAAACAGGAAGATAAAATCAGCCATGATCTGATAGTCAGCGGAGATACAATTATTGTATCCGACCATTCCCCCCTAAGTGAAAAATTAAAAACCGGAAGAGTCAAAGAAGAACCTTACCAAATGGAGTTTACCACATCATGCGCGGTAAAAGCCATCCCAACAAATTACGCTGAAATAGCTTCACCATTTGCAGGACGAATTACCAAATCGTTTGTAAGATTAGGACAAAAAGTAGTTCCCGGAAGTCCTGTTTTCGAGATCAGTTCGCCCTCTTTTTTTGAAACCGGAAAGACTTACTATCAAGCTAAGCAGGAAATGGAACTGGCCCTTAAAAGTCTGAAGCGCGAACAGGATTTATTACAAAACCGGGTAGGTGTCCAAAAAGAAAAGGAAGAAGCAGAAGTAAACTATGAGTTAAAGAAAAAAGACTATGAAAATGCGCTTGCTTCTTTAAAAGTATACCAGATAAATCCCGATGAGCTTGTATTAGGAAAACCCCTCATAATTCGGTCTCCTATAGCCGGAGAGGTTGTAAAAAACAACGTAGTTTTAGGACAATACATGAAGGAAGATGCAGAGCCCGAAGCTGTAATTGCAAACCTGAGTAAAGTGTGGGTAGTGGCTAATGTTAAGGAGAAAGATCTAGGTTTGATTCAGAACCTGAAAGAGGTTGAAGTCAGGTTGATTGCCATGCCCGACAAGGTTATAAAGGGAAAGATTTACCATATAAGTGAGATGCTGGACGAAGAGACCCGTTCGATTGAGGTTCTGATTGAATGCGAAAACAATGAACGGATCATGAAACCAGGCATGTACGGGACTGTCAAACTCGCGGATTCGCCTACGAATGCAATATTTGTCCCTACAGCGGCCATTCTGCAGGACGAAGACAATAGCTATGTATTCATTTCTCTTGGAGTAAACAAATACGAGAAACGTAAAGTAATTACGGCTACTTCTGCCAACGGAAAAACGGTTGTGCTGTCTGGTTTATCCTCAGGCGAAAATATCGTAACCTCCGGGGCATTCTATTTAATCGGAGCCCGCTGA
- a CDS encoding CusA/CzcA family heavy metal efflux RND transporter: MKKLIYIAIHRRGLMFVLFSFIAAVGYYSWTQLAIDAYPDIADVTVQVVTQVPGLAAEEIEQQISVPIERAMNGLPGLNVMRSKNTFGLSTVILVFEDGIDDYWARQRVQERLSDVELPYNAAPGLNPLTSPTGEIFRYILESKNHDLRELTDLHKWVIIPRLKQVTGVADVSNYGGITTQYQIEIDPRKMEEYGITLADITEKIEKNNINAGGSMLTHGDLSYVIRGIGLVKDLDGLGQIVVKSENGVPVYLSDIGKLKYGNLERKGVLGFADSQRDYSDGVEGIVQMLRNENPSKVLEDVHKAVDELNNGGLPEGVTIHPFMDRTDLVNTTLNTVSHTLFEGMVLVILILILFLGSWRGALLVALTIPLSLLIAFLLMHLTNIPANLLSLGAIDFGIIVDGAIVMMETILKKREKSPLQPFEEESIMTRALEVARPILFSTLIIITAYIPLFAFEHIEKKLFTPMAYTVGYALLGALAVAFFLIPGLAFMAYRKPGKVYRNRWLEKLSSVYNAQTIRIISKPKVILAPLVVILMAAGALSYTVGKDFLPPLDEGSLWIQVQLPPGISIDKSKEMGAELRKTIMKFNEVSYVMTQVGRDDEGAEAYSLSHIECGVGLKPYNTWESGKTKADLIEEMSATLQKMPGYSIGFSQPIIDMVMDQIAGAHSDLAVKIYGDDQKNARQIAQQIEHVLKRIPGAVDVAVDQEPPLPQLQIIADRDRIAQYGLNISDVTDLIELAIGGTAVSQIFVGSKSYDVICRFDEESRNTPERIGELMLTSSTGIKIPLSQVAQIKMTTGASTINREMNKRHLTVRLNLRGVDLTTFLQKANRAISKEVVYNKDQIQIKWAGQFENQHRAYSRLALVIPLALGFMLLLLFAAFGSFRQASLLMCVVPLALFGGMLALNVRGMTLNVSSAVGFIALFGVAIQNGVIMISHINNLRKKGESLYESVISGTRHRFRPVLMTATVAVLGLLPASFSTGIGSDVQRPLATVIVYGLLFATIITLYVLPALYYMIERKQESKSTKKTNEA, translated from the coding sequence ATGAAGAAACTTATTTATATTGCGATACATCGGCGAGGCCTGATGTTCGTGTTATTTAGCTTTATAGCAGCAGTAGGATATTATTCGTGGACACAGCTGGCAATTGATGCTTACCCCGATATTGCCGATGTTACCGTACAGGTTGTTACACAAGTTCCCGGACTTGCTGCCGAAGAAATTGAACAACAGATAAGTGTTCCCATCGAACGGGCTATGAACGGATTACCGGGCCTAAATGTGATGCGTAGCAAAAACACATTTGGTCTTTCTACAGTTATCCTTGTTTTCGAGGACGGGATCGACGATTATTGGGCACGACAGCGTGTGCAGGAACGTCTGTCTGATGTTGAACTTCCATATAATGCAGCCCCGGGATTAAATCCGCTGACTTCCCCTACCGGCGAAATATTCCGGTATATTCTGGAAAGTAAAAATCACGATCTGCGCGAACTTACCGATCTGCATAAATGGGTAATCATTCCCCGGCTTAAGCAGGTTACAGGTGTTGCCGATGTAAGCAACTACGGTGGTATAACAACCCAATACCAGATTGAGATTGATCCCCGTAAGATGGAAGAGTATGGTATAACCCTGGCTGATATCACCGAAAAGATAGAAAAGAATAATATAAATGCCGGGGGAAGTATGCTTACCCACGGAGACCTGAGCTATGTAATCAGAGGTATCGGGCTCGTAAAGGACCTTGACGGTTTAGGACAAATTGTTGTTAAGTCGGAAAACGGAGTGCCGGTTTATTTAAGTGATATTGGTAAACTTAAATATGGAAATCTGGAAAGGAAGGGAGTGCTGGGGTTTGCCGACAGCCAGCGCGATTATTCGGACGGAGTGGAAGGTATTGTACAGATGCTACGAAACGAAAATCCTTCGAAAGTACTCGAAGATGTTCATAAGGCGGTGGATGAACTTAATAACGGAGGATTGCCCGAAGGAGTTACAATACACCCGTTTATGGACCGTACTGATCTGGTAAATACAACGCTTAATACCGTTTCCCATACGCTTTTCGAAGGAATGGTTTTGGTTATTCTGATTCTTATTCTATTTCTGGGAAGCTGGCGTGGAGCATTGCTGGTGGCACTTACGATCCCTCTTTCGTTGCTGATTGCCTTTTTACTTATGCACCTGACCAATATACCGGCCAATTTACTCTCGTTGGGGGCAATCGACTTTGGTATTATAGTTGACGGGGCCATTGTAATGATGGAAACGATCCTCAAGAAAAGAGAAAAAAGCCCGCTGCAACCGTTTGAAGAAGAATCTATAATGACCCGGGCGCTTGAAGTGGCCCGCCCCATTCTCTTTTCAACACTTATTATTATCACTGCCTATATTCCTTTGTTTGCTTTCGAGCACATCGAAAAAAAGCTATTTACTCCCATGGCTTATACCGTGGGGTATGCCTTACTGGGTGCTTTGGCTGTTGCTTTCTTTTTAATTCCCGGACTTGCTTTTATGGCGTACCGGAAACCAGGGAAAGTGTACAGAAACCGTTGGCTTGAGAAACTATCTTCTGTTTATAACGCGCAGACTATACGGATCATCAGTAAACCAAAAGTCATCCTGGCTCCTCTGGTTGTTATTTTGATGGCTGCCGGAGCATTGAGTTATACGGTAGGAAAAGATTTTCTTCCTCCTTTGGACGAAGGTTCTCTCTGGATTCAGGTGCAGCTCCCTCCGGGCATTTCCATCGATAAGTCGAAGGAAATGGGAGCCGAACTTCGCAAAACAATCATGAAGTTTAACGAAGTATCTTATGTAATGACCCAGGTAGGTCGGGACGACGAAGGGGCTGAAGCTTATTCGCTTTCTCATATTGAATGTGGTGTAGGGCTGAAGCCTTATAACACGTGGGAAAGTGGCAAAACGAAAGCCGATCTTATCGAGGAAATGTCTGCTACCTTGCAAAAAATGCCGGGCTATTCCATCGGTTTTTCTCAGCCAATAATTGATATGGTAATGGATCAGATTGCCGGAGCTCACAGCGATCTTGCGGTAAAGATATATGGCGACGACCAGAAGAATGCCCGCCAGATTGCCCAACAAATCGAACATGTACTGAAACGAATACCTGGAGCCGTTGATGTTGCCGTAGATCAGGAGCCTCCGCTGCCACAGTTACAGATTATTGCGGACCGCGACCGGATAGCTCAGTACGGGCTTAATATCTCGGATGTAACCGATCTGATTGAGCTGGCAATCGGAGGAACGGCTGTCTCCCAAATCTTTGTGGGAAGTAAATCGTACGATGTGATCTGCAGGTTTGACGAAGAAAGCCGGAACACGCCCGAACGCATTGGCGAACTAATGCTTACAAGCAGCACAGGCATAAAGATTCCTCTTTCGCAGGTGGCTCAGATCAAGATGACAACAGGGGCTAGTACTATAAACCGGGAAATGAATAAACGCCATCTCACCGTGCGGTTAAACCTAAGGGGTGTAGACTTAACCACTTTTTTACAAAAAGCGAATCGGGCCATAAGTAAAGAGGTAGTATATAATAAAGATCAAATACAGATTAAGTGGGCCGGACAGTTTGAGAACCAACATCGGGCCTATTCTCGCCTGGCTTTGGTAATTCCGCTGGCATTAGGTTTTATGTTGTTGCTGTTGTTTGCTGCCTTTGGTAGTTTCCGTCAGGCTTCTTTACTGATGTGTGTGGTACCTCTTGCCTTATTTGGTGGCATGCTGGCGTTGAATGTACGGGGAATGACACTCAATGTTTCTTCTGCCGTAGGATTTATTGCCCTTTTTGGGGTAGCCATTCAAAACGGAGTAATTATGATTTCGCACATTAATAACCTGCGCAAAAAGGGAGAGAGTTTATACGAGTCTGTTATATCGGGAACGCGACACCGCTTTCGTCCGGTATTAATGACAGCAACGGTGGCTGTACTAGGATTACTGCCGGCTTCGTTCTCGACCGGTATTGGCTCGGATGTGCAACGTCCGCTTGCTACAGTTATCGTATATGGGTTGCTTTTTGCAACCATAATAACCCTGTATGTTCTTCCCGCATTGTATTATATGATCGAACGTAAACAGGAAAGTAAAAGCACTAAAAAAACAAACGAGGCATGA
- a CDS encoding TolC family protein, which yields MKKYVIICLFFISCVVCKAQTSVQPITYSQYMEKVNSGNLGYAAEKLNVSISVAEAAAANVYNDPQLSVEYFNNEQHKKKMGYGGSVGLSQTVSFGKRSAAVGLARSESELTKALLCDYFRNLRAEATITYLDALKQNQLYEVKRNAYQNIHQLAQSDSVRHSLGKIMEIDAIQSKLEAGIIYNELIQTEAELSNSFASLSLLTGTKEPGIIYQPKDSLQLPQRTFLLSDLINNAILSRADLLAAMQNIDVAKRALKVARRERNMDVDISIGISRNARVLNEEAPAPPFTGVTAGIAIPLQFSKLNKGAIHAAQYRAEQADVQYNQVVLQVQNEVIQSYNQYQSLVKQVHHYENGMLEQAKLVLGGKIYSYNRGEVSLLEVLNAQRTYDEVQTIYYETLYNYAVALVNLEKNAGIWDIEI from the coding sequence ATGAAAAAATATGTAATTATATGTCTTTTCTTTATTTCTTGTGTTGTATGTAAGGCCCAAACTTCTGTCCAGCCAATTACATATTCGCAATACATGGAAAAGGTAAACTCAGGAAACCTTGGGTATGCTGCCGAAAAACTAAACGTAAGTATTTCGGTAGCCGAAGCTGCTGCTGCCAATGTGTATAATGATCCGCAGCTTTCTGTCGAATACTTCAATAACGAACAACATAAAAAGAAAATGGGATACGGAGGTTCGGTCGGACTTTCCCAAACCGTTTCGTTTGGCAAGCGAAGCGCCGCAGTAGGGCTAGCTCGCAGCGAAAGTGAACTTACGAAAGCACTCTTATGCGATTACTTTCGCAATCTTCGGGCAGAAGCAACCATAACCTATCTGGATGCGTTAAAACAGAATCAGTTGTATGAAGTTAAGCGTAATGCTTATCAGAATATTCATCAGCTGGCTCAATCGGATAGTGTAAGGCATTCGCTTGGAAAAATAATGGAAATAGATGCTATTCAGAGTAAGCTGGAAGCAGGTATTATCTACAATGAGTTGATCCAGACCGAGGCTGAATTAAGCAATTCGTTTGCCTCTCTTTCGTTGCTTACAGGAACGAAGGAGCCCGGAATAATCTATCAGCCTAAAGATTCACTGCAGCTGCCTCAACGAACATTTCTATTATCGGATCTTATAAACAACGCTATTTTATCCAGGGCTGATCTTTTGGCTGCCATGCAAAACATTGATGTGGCAAAGCGAGCGCTTAAAGTAGCCCGACGGGAACGGAATATGGATGTTGATATTTCTATTGGTATCAGCCGGAATGCCCGGGTGTTGAACGAAGAAGCTCCGGCTCCTCCTTTTACAGGTGTTACTGCAGGAATTGCTATTCCTCTTCAGTTTTCAAAGTTAAACAAGGGAGCCATTCATGCTGCGCAGTACCGGGCCGAACAAGCAGACGTACAATATAATCAGGTCGTTTTACAAGTTCAGAACGAGGTTATACAATCGTATAATCAATATCAGTCGCTCGTAAAACAGGTACATCATTACGAGAACGGAATGCTTGAACAAGCCAAGCTGGTATTGGGAGGCAAAATATACAGCTACAACAGAGGTGAGGTTTCACTCCTTGAAGTTCTTAATGCCCAACGTACATACGACGAAGTGCAGACTATCTATTACGAAACGCTGTATAATTATGCTGTGGCTTTAGTAAATCTGGAGAAAAATGCAGGTATATGGGATATTGAAATATAA
- a CDS encoding HU family DNA-binding protein, giving the protein MSAKYKLVKSPPASQKEGESSLHARIVPQETVKINQLCEEISTMSSFSPGDIKGMLESFSLLLGRHLDGGSNVELDGIGYFSVSLSCPPNVTSESQIRAKSIKFKNVNFRCSTMLKRRLKTMKLEKATPVKKELFTPEQRQNRILSYFRENRTLTTSYCMAINQTNRHVALADLKLLIEAGKVERLGKGRSVLYILGSSGF; this is encoded by the coding sequence ATGAGCGCTAAGTATAAGTTGGTAAAGAGTCCGCCGGCATCGCAAAAAGAGGGGGAAAGTAGTCTGCATGCGCGAATTGTTCCGCAAGAAACGGTAAAGATTAATCAGTTGTGCGAGGAAATATCCACGATGAGCTCATTCAGTCCGGGGGATATCAAGGGTATGTTGGAATCGTTTTCGCTTTTGCTGGGCAGGCACCTGGACGGTGGGAGCAATGTGGAACTGGATGGTATCGGATACTTTTCGGTATCGCTTTCGTGTCCGCCAAACGTTACCAGCGAGAGCCAGATCCGGGCAAAATCAATCAAATTCAAAAATGTAAACTTCAGGTGTTCAACCATGTTGAAGAGGAGGCTGAAAACGATGAAACTGGAAAAGGCAACGCCTGTAAAGAAGGAATTGTTTACTCCGGAGCAACGTCAAAACCGTATTCTGTCTTATTTCAGGGAAAACCGTACATTAACAACCTCCTACTGTATGGCCATTAACCAGACTAACCGTCATGTAGCACTGGCGGATTTGAAGTTACTTATTGAAGCCGGTAAGGTTGAAAGACTGGGAAAAGGTAGAAGTGTGTTGTATATTCTAGGATCATCCGGTTTTTAG
- the metG gene encoding methionine--tRNA ligase, producing the protein MEKNFKRTLITTALPYANGPVHIGHLAGVYVPADIYARYLRLKGEEVLMIGGSDEHGVPIALKAKAEGITPQEVVDRYHSIIKKSFEDFGITFDIYSRTTSQTHREVASDFFRKLYDKGEFIEKTSEQYYDPEAKQFLADRYITGTCPHCGNERAYGDQCESCGTSLNATDLINPKSAISGSVPEMRETKHWYLPLDKHEPFLRQWILEDHKEWKSNVYGQCKSWLDMGLQPRAVSRDLDWGIPVPVEGAEGKVLYVWFDAPIGYISNTKELLPETWETWWKDPETKMVHFIGKDNIVFHCIVFPAMLKAEGTFNLPENVPANEFLNLEGDKISTSRNWAVWLNEYLIDLPNKQDVLRYVLTANAPETKDNDFTWKDFQARNNNELVAIFGNFVNRALVLTEKYFDGKVPACGELTDYDKQTLADFADVKASVENLLDIYRFRDAQKEAMNLARIGNKYLADTEPWKLAKTDMARVETILNIALQITANLSIAFEPFLPFSMVTLCKMLNVQPFGWDRLGHTDLLEAGHQLGKSELLFEKIEDSVIEAQVQKLLDTKRANEEANYKAKPIRENVEFDDFTKLDIRVGTVLECAKVPKADKLLQFKIDDGLEGRTIISGIAQHYAPEDLVGKQVCFIANLAPRKLKGIVSEGMILSAENNDGKLVVVMPEKPVKNGSEVK; encoded by the coding sequence ATGGAAAAGAATTTTAAAAGAACGCTGATTACTACGGCATTGCCGTATGCTAACGGTCCGGTGCACATTGGTCACCTTGCCGGAGTATACGTCCCTGCCGATATATACGCCCGCTACCTTCGGTTGAAAGGCGAAGAAGTATTAATGATAGGTGGTTCGGACGAACACGGTGTACCCATTGCCCTGAAAGCAAAGGCAGAAGGTATCACACCTCAGGAAGTAGTAGATCGCTACCACAGCATCATTAAGAAGTCTTTCGAAGATTTTGGGATAACGTTCGATATTTATTCACGTACCACTTCCCAAACTCACCGGGAGGTTGCTTCCGATTTCTTTCGTAAATTGTACGATAAGGGAGAGTTTATAGAAAAAACAAGCGAACAATATTACGACCCGGAAGCAAAGCAATTTCTTGCCGACCGTTATATAACAGGTACTTGCCCTCATTGTGGAAACGAGCGGGCTTATGGCGACCAGTGCGAATCTTGTGGGACATCCCTCAATGCTACGGATTTGATTAATCCGAAATCGGCTATCAGCGGAAGTGTTCCCGAAATGCGCGAAACCAAACACTGGTACCTGCCTTTGGATAAACACGAACCGTTCCTTCGTCAGTGGATTCTGGAAGACCATAAAGAATGGAAGTCCAATGTATACGGACAATGCAAGTCCTGGTTAGATATGGGATTGCAGCCTCGTGCCGTTAGCCGCGACCTGGATTGGGGTATTCCCGTTCCTGTGGAAGGCGCCGAAGGAAAAGTGCTTTACGTTTGGTTCGATGCCCCCATCGGATACATCTCCAATACGAAAGAACTGCTTCCCGAAACCTGGGAAACCTGGTGGAAAGATCCGGAAACCAAGATGGTTCACTTTATTGGTAAAGACAATATCGTATTCCACTGCATCGTGTTCCCTGCTATGCTAAAGGCAGAAGGTACTTTCAACTTACCCGAAAACGTTCCGGCCAACGAGTTTCTTAACCTCGAGGGCGATAAGATTTCCACGTCGCGTAACTGGGCGGTATGGTTGAACGAGTATTTGATTGATCTGCCAAACAAACAGGATGTGCTTCGTTATGTACTTACTGCGAATGCTCCCGAAACAAAAGACAATGACTTTACCTGGAAGGATTTCCAGGCACGTAATAATAATGAACTGGTTGCCATCTTCGGTAACTTTGTAAACCGCGCGTTGGTGCTTACCGAAAAGTATTTCGATGGTAAGGTGCCCGCTTGCGGAGAATTGACGGATTACGACAAACAAACGCTGGCCGATTTTGCCGATGTGAAGGCTTCGGTCGAAAACCTGCTGGATATCTATCGCTTCCGCGATGCACAAAAGGAAGCCATGAACCTGGCACGCATCGGAAATAAATACTTAGCCGATACAGAACCCTGGAAACTGGCGAAGACGGATATGGCGCGTGTGGAGACTATCCTTAATATCGCCTTGCAGATTACTGCCAACCTTTCCATTGCGTTCGAACCTTTCCTTCCTTTTAGCATGGTAACATTATGTAAAATGTTGAATGTTCAGCCTTTTGGATGGGATCGTTTGGGACATACCGACCTGCTAGAAGCCGGTCACCAGTTGGGTAAATCTGAATTGTTGTTCGAAAAGATCGAGGACAGTGTAATTGAAGCCCAGGTGCAGAAACTCCTCGATACCAAGAGAGCCAACGAAGAGGCCAACTATAAGGCTAAACCTATTCGCGAGAATGTTGAATTCGACGACTTCACAAAGCTGGATATTCGCGTAGGAACAGTGCTGGAGTGTGCAAAAGTTCCCAAAGCCGACAAGCTGCTTCAGTTTAAAATTGACGACGGACTGGAAGGAAGAACCATCATTTCCGGTATTGCACAACACTATGCACCGGAAGACCTGGTTGGAAAGCAGGTATGCTTCATTGCCAACCTGGCTCCACGTAAATTGAAGGGTATCGTATCCGAAGGAATGATTCTTTCTGCCGAGAACAACGATGGTAAGCTGGTTGTGGTTATGCCCGAAAAGCCAGTAAAGAACGGTAGCGAAGTAAAATAA